One Streptomyces sp. L2 genomic window carries:
- a CDS encoding YiaA/YiaB family inner membrane protein → MSDTPVKQQSTAAFYGQAVASFAIALAATAVGIFQLGANAWVRGFLGIAVLYLVTSAFTLAKVIRDRQEAGQIVSRVDQARLEKLLADHDPFEKL, encoded by the coding sequence ATGAGTGACACACCGGTCAAACAGCAGAGCACGGCCGCCTTCTACGGCCAGGCCGTCGCGTCCTTCGCCATCGCCCTCGCGGCCACCGCCGTGGGCATCTTCCAGCTGGGCGCCAACGCCTGGGTGCGCGGCTTCCTCGGCATCGCGGTGCTCTACCTGGTCACCTCCGCCTTCACCCTCGCCAAGGTCATCCGGGACCGCCAGGAGGCCGGGCAGATCGTGAGCCGTGTGGACCAGGCCCGCCTGGAGAAGCTGCTCGCCGATCACGACCCCTTCGAGAAGCTGTAG
- a CDS encoding DMT family transporter, producing the protein MDVIPARQRLLPLGAAAVTVVLWACAFVSIRSAGDTYSPGALALGRLLAGSLVLGAICLVRREGWPPRTAWRGIGLSGLLWFGVYMVVLNWGEQQVDAGTAALVVNVGPLLIALLGTRLLGDPMPPRLLAGMAVSFAGAVTVGLSMSSGGGSSVLGVLLCLLAAVGYAFGVVAQKPALGRASALQVTTFGCLVGAMVCLPFTGQLVHEAAHAPASATLNMLYLGVFPTALAFTTWAYALARTTASRMGATTYAVPALVVLMSWLALGEVPGVLTLAGGVLCLAGVAVSRSRARSARPAGATAEEPRPERVR; encoded by the coding sequence ATGGATGTCATCCCGGCCAGGCAGCGGCTGCTGCCCCTCGGCGCGGCCGCCGTCACCGTGGTCCTGTGGGCCTGCGCGTTCGTGTCGATCCGCAGTGCGGGGGACACGTACTCGCCGGGCGCGCTCGCGCTCGGGCGGCTGCTCGCCGGGAGCCTCGTGCTCGGGGCGATCTGCCTGGTACGGCGGGAGGGATGGCCGCCCAGGACGGCCTGGCGCGGGATCGGGCTGTCGGGCCTGCTCTGGTTCGGGGTGTACATGGTCGTCCTGAACTGGGGCGAGCAGCAGGTGGACGCCGGCACCGCCGCCCTCGTCGTGAACGTCGGCCCGCTGCTCATCGCCCTGCTCGGCACCCGCCTGCTCGGCGACCCGATGCCGCCGAGGCTCCTCGCGGGCATGGCGGTGTCCTTCGCCGGGGCGGTGACCGTCGGCCTGTCGATGTCGTCCGGCGGCGGTTCCTCGGTGCTCGGTGTGCTGCTGTGCCTGCTCGCCGCCGTGGGCTACGCCTTCGGGGTCGTCGCGCAGAAGCCCGCGCTCGGCCGGGCGAGCGCGCTGCAGGTGACGACGTTCGGCTGTCTCGTCGGCGCCATGGTGTGCCTGCCGTTCACGGGACAGCTGGTGCACGAGGCGGCCCACGCCCCCGCGTCGGCGACGCTGAACATGCTGTATCTGGGCGTCTTCCCGACCGCCCTCGCGTTCACGACGTGGGCCTACGCGCTGGCGCGGACGACCGCCAGCCGGATGGGCGCGACGACGTACGCCGTACCCGCCCTGGTGGTGCTGATGTCCTGGCTGGCGCTCGGTGAGGTGCCGGGCGTGCTGACGCTGGCCGGCGGCGTGCTGTGCCTCGCGGGCGTGGCCGTCTCCCGCTCCCGGGCGCGTTCGGCACGGCCCGCCGGGGCGACGGCCGAGGAGCCGCGCCCCGAGCGGGTCCGCTGA
- a CDS encoding TetR/AcrR family transcriptional regulator has protein sequence MSTAEETTGGDVEPWEQVTPDAARRLLVAAVEAFAERGYHATTTRDIAGRAGMSPAALYIHYKTKEELLHRISRIGHDKALDILRTAARREGTATERLADAVSSFVRWHAGRRTTARVVQYELDALGPEARAEIVALRRQVDAEVRGIVEDGVASGEFDVLDVQGTTLAVLSLCIDVARWFTVNGPRTPDEVGTLYADLVLRMVGAK, from the coding sequence ATGAGTACGGCCGAGGAGACGACCGGCGGCGACGTCGAGCCGTGGGAACAGGTCACCCCGGACGCGGCCCGGCGGCTGCTCGTCGCCGCGGTGGAGGCCTTCGCCGAGCGCGGCTACCACGCCACGACGACCCGTGACATCGCCGGCCGCGCCGGCATGAGCCCGGCCGCGCTCTACATCCACTACAAGACCAAGGAAGAGCTGCTCCACCGGATCAGCCGCATCGGCCACGACAAGGCCCTCGACATCCTGCGCACGGCGGCGCGGCGCGAGGGCACCGCGACCGAGCGGCTGGCCGACGCCGTCAGCTCCTTCGTCCGCTGGCACGCCGGGCGGCGCACCACCGCACGCGTCGTGCAGTACGAGCTGGACGCGCTCGGACCTGAGGCCCGCGCGGAGATCGTCGCGCTGCGCCGGCAGGTGGACGCCGAGGTGCGCGGCATCGTCGAGGACGGCGTGGCCTCGGGCGAGTTCGACGTGCTGGACGTCCAGGGCACGACCCTCGCGGTGCTGTCCCTGTGCATCGACGTGGCCCGCTGGTTCACCGTGAACGGGCCCCGCACGCCCGACGAGGTCGGCACGCTCTATGCCGACCTCGTGCTGCGGATGGTGGGGGCGAAGTAG
- a CDS encoding ABC transporter ATP-binding protein, which translates to MTRAISLHDVSKSYARGPRVVDRISLDIPPGEFLVLLGPSGCGKSTVLRMIAGLEEIDDGTLLLDGEYANDWQPSERNIAMVFQNFALYPSMTSRDNIGFPLRIEAPNADPRPRIDATARMLGIEDLLDRFPGQLSGGERQRVAMGRAIARHPSAFLMDEPLSNLDAKLRNHLRAEIAQLTRELGVTTVYVTHDQAEAMSLGDRVAVLRGGVLQQVGSPREVYALPRNVFVAAFIGTPRINLLRGLVRAPLDGAMTISLGKQYLKLPEPLSLDHQLLRVQQGREVIVGLRSEAVRISPTLGFARAGGPPPHSSARPGEVPLTGLVEHVEFQGHEILVHFNTGSSPAVVPELEAPRPASRPARRRRREGAGVLDRLRERAGALRAGPVGVLDHPVDDLPEPAPPEGRLPGDLVVRTTPDIQLRHGMQVPLLVDLAHLFVFDQHGERICPAPARLPDLEE; encoded by the coding sequence ATGACACGCGCCATCTCTCTGCACGACGTGAGCAAGTCCTACGCTCGGGGCCCCCGCGTGGTGGACCGGATCTCGCTGGACATCCCGCCCGGCGAGTTCCTCGTCCTGCTCGGCCCCTCCGGCTGCGGCAAGTCCACCGTGCTGCGGATGATCGCCGGCCTGGAGGAGATCGACGACGGCACCCTGCTCCTCGACGGCGAGTACGCCAACGACTGGCAGCCCTCGGAGCGGAACATCGCGATGGTCTTCCAGAACTTCGCCCTCTACCCGAGCATGACCAGCCGCGACAACATCGGCTTCCCGCTGCGCATCGAGGCGCCGAACGCCGACCCGCGCCCCCGTATCGACGCCACCGCCCGCATGCTCGGCATCGAGGACCTCCTCGACCGCTTCCCCGGCCAGCTCTCCGGCGGGGAACGGCAGCGCGTCGCCATGGGCCGGGCCATCGCCCGCCACCCCTCCGCCTTCCTCATGGACGAGCCGCTGTCCAACCTCGACGCCAAGCTCCGCAACCACCTGCGCGCCGAGATAGCCCAGCTCACCCGCGAGCTGGGCGTCACCACGGTGTACGTCACCCACGACCAGGCCGAGGCCATGTCGCTCGGCGACCGGGTCGCCGTCCTGCGCGGCGGCGTGCTCCAGCAGGTCGGCAGCCCGCGCGAGGTGTACGCGCTGCCCCGCAACGTCTTCGTCGCCGCGTTCATCGGCACCCCGCGCATCAACCTGCTGCGCGGCCTGGTCCGTGCCCCGCTGGACGGGGCCATGACCATCAGTCTCGGCAAGCAGTACCTGAAGCTGCCCGAACCCCTCTCCCTGGACCACCAGTTGCTTCGGGTGCAGCAGGGCCGCGAGGTGATCGTGGGCCTGCGCTCGGAGGCGGTGCGCATCTCCCCCACGCTCGGCTTCGCTCGCGCGGGGGGACCCCCACCGCACAGCTCCGCCCGGCCCGGCGAGGTGCCGCTGACCGGGCTGGTGGAGCACGTGGAGTTCCAGGGCCACGAGATCCTCGTCCACTTCAACACCGGCTCCAGCCCCGCCGTCGTCCCCGAACTGGAGGCCCCGCGCCCGGCGTCCCGGCCCGCCCGGCGGCGGCGCAGGGAGGGCGCGGGCGTGCTGGACCGGCTGAGGGAACGGGCCGGGGCGCTGCGGGCCGGCCCGGTGGGGGTCCTGGATCACCCCGTCGACGACCTGCCCGAGCCCGCGCCGCCGGAGGGCCGGCTCCCCGGCGACCTGGTCGTGCGCACCACCCCCGACATCCAGCTGCGCCACGGCATGCAGGTCCCGCTCCTCGTCGACCTGGCCCACCTCTTCGTCTTCGACCAGCACGGCGAACGGATCTGCCCGGCCCCGGCCCGGCTGCCCGACCTGGAGGAGTGA
- a CDS encoding aldehyde dehydrogenase family protein yields MKAHDGLYIDGAWRPAESRDVIEVVNPADEQVIGRVPAGGALDVDTAVRAARAALPGWAATPPAERAARLTALRDVLVARKNEIAETVTAELGAPLQFSQAVHAGVPIAVAGSYAELAATHSFEEKAGNSTVLHEPVGVVGAITPWNYPLHQIVAKVAPALAAGCTVVLKPAEDTPLTAQLFAEAVHEAGVPAGVFNLVTGLGPVAGQALAEHPGVDLVSFTGSTAVGRRIGAIAGAAVKSVALELGGKSANVILPGADLAKAVNVGVANVMSNSGQTCSAWTRMLVHTDRYDEAVELAAAAAAKYGDRIGPVVNAKQRDRVRGYIEKGVAEGARLAAGGPESPREQGYFVSPTVFADVTPEMTIAQEEIFGPVLSILRYTDEDDALRIANGTVYGLAGAVWAGDEAEAVAFARRMDTGQVDINGGRFNPLAPFGGYKQSGVGRELGTHGLAEYLQTKSLQF; encoded by the coding sequence ATGAAGGCACACGACGGCCTCTACATCGACGGCGCCTGGCGCCCCGCGGAGAGCCGGGACGTCATCGAGGTGGTGAACCCGGCCGACGAGCAGGTCATCGGCCGGGTACCGGCCGGCGGCGCCCTGGACGTCGACACCGCCGTACGCGCCGCGCGCGCCGCCCTGCCCGGCTGGGCCGCCACACCCCCGGCCGAGCGGGCCGCCCGGCTCACCGCCCTGCGGGACGTCCTGGTCGCCCGCAAGAACGAGATCGCCGAGACGGTCACCGCCGAACTGGGCGCCCCCCTGCAGTTCTCCCAGGCCGTGCACGCGGGCGTCCCGATCGCCGTCGCGGGCTCCTACGCCGAGCTGGCCGCCACCCACTCCTTCGAGGAGAAGGCGGGCAACTCCACCGTCCTGCACGAGCCCGTCGGCGTCGTCGGCGCCATCACCCCGTGGAACTACCCGCTCCACCAGATCGTCGCCAAGGTCGCCCCGGCCCTGGCCGCCGGCTGCACCGTCGTCCTCAAGCCCGCCGAGGACACCCCCCTCACCGCCCAGCTGTTCGCCGAGGCCGTCCACGAGGCGGGCGTCCCGGCCGGTGTGTTCAACCTGGTCACCGGCCTCGGCCCGGTCGCCGGACAGGCCCTCGCCGAGCACCCCGGCGTCGACCTGGTCTCCTTCACCGGTTCCACCGCCGTCGGCCGGCGGATCGGCGCGATCGCGGGCGCCGCCGTCAAGAGCGTCGCCCTCGAACTCGGCGGCAAGTCCGCCAACGTCATCCTGCCCGGCGCCGACCTCGCCAAGGCCGTGAACGTCGGCGTCGCCAACGTGATGTCCAACTCCGGCCAGACGTGCAGCGCCTGGACCCGCATGCTCGTCCACACCGACCGGTACGACGAGGCCGTCGAACTGGCCGCCGCGGCCGCCGCCAAGTACGGCGACCGGATCGGCCCCGTCGTCAACGCCAAACAGCGGGACCGGGTCCGCGGATACATCGAGAAAGGCGTCGCCGAGGGCGCCCGCCTGGCCGCGGGCGGCCCCGAATCCCCGCGCGAGCAGGGCTACTTCGTCAGCCCGACCGTCTTCGCCGACGTCACCCCGGAGATGACCATCGCCCAGGAGGAGATCTTCGGCCCCGTCCTGTCCATCCTCCGCTACACCGACGAGGACGACGCCCTGCGCATCGCCAACGGCACCGTCTACGGCCTCGCCGGCGCCGTCTGGGCCGGTGATGAGGCCGAGGCAGTCGCCTTCGCCCGCCGTATGGACACCGGCCAGGTCGACATCAACGGCGGCCGGTTCAACCCGCTCGCCCCCTTCGGCGGTTACAAGCAGTCCGGGGTCGGCCGGGAACTCGGCACGCACGGACTGGCCGAGTACCTCCAGACCAAGTCCCTCCAGTTCTAA
- a CDS encoding Zn-dependent alcohol dehydrogenase — translation MAVRAAVLPAIGAPLEITGIELPDPGPGQVRVRLAAAGVCHSDLSLSNGTMRVPVPAVLGHEGAGTVVAAGEGVTHVRTGDPVVLNWAPSCGSCHACALGEVWLCASALSGAADVYARTTGGTDLHPGLNVAAFAEETVVAASCVLPLPDGVPLVDAALLGCAVLTGYGAVHHSAKVREGETVAVFGVGGVGLATLQAARIAGASRIVAVDVSPEKEELARAAGATDYVVASDTTPREIRALTGKQGVDVSVECVGRAVSIRAAWDSTRRGGRTTVVGIGAKEEQVSFNALEIFHWGRTLSGCVYGNTDPARDLPVLAEHVRAGRLDLSALVTDRIALDGIPAAFDNMLAGKGGRALVVF, via the coding sequence ATGGCCGTACGTGCCGCCGTCCTGCCCGCCATCGGCGCCCCCCTGGAGATCACCGGCATCGAGCTGCCCGACCCGGGCCCTGGACAGGTCCGGGTCCGCCTCGCCGCCGCCGGCGTCTGCCACTCCGACCTGTCCCTGTCCAACGGCACCATGCGGGTGCCGGTCCCGGCCGTCCTCGGCCACGAGGGCGCCGGCACGGTCGTCGCCGCCGGCGAGGGAGTCACCCACGTCCGCACCGGCGACCCGGTCGTCCTCAACTGGGCGCCCTCCTGCGGCTCCTGCCACGCCTGCGCGCTCGGCGAGGTCTGGCTGTGCGCCAGCGCGCTCAGCGGCGCCGCCGACGTCTACGCCCGCACCACCGGCGGCACCGACCTGCACCCCGGCCTGAACGTGGCCGCGTTCGCCGAGGAGACGGTCGTCGCCGCGTCCTGCGTGCTGCCCCTCCCGGACGGCGTGCCGCTGGTCGACGCCGCGCTCCTCGGCTGCGCCGTCCTCACCGGCTACGGCGCCGTCCACCACTCGGCGAAGGTCCGTGAGGGCGAGACGGTGGCCGTGTTCGGCGTCGGCGGGGTCGGCCTCGCCACGCTCCAGGCGGCCCGTATCGCGGGTGCGTCCCGGATCGTCGCCGTCGACGTCTCCCCGGAGAAGGAGGAACTGGCCCGCGCGGCCGGCGCCACCGACTACGTCGTCGCCTCCGACACCACCCCGCGCGAGATCCGCGCCCTCACCGGCAAACAGGGCGTCGACGTGTCGGTCGAATGCGTGGGCCGCGCGGTCAGCATCCGCGCCGCCTGGGACTCCACCCGCCGGGGCGGCCGTACGACCGTCGTCGGCATCGGCGCCAAGGAGGAGCAGGTCTCCTTCAACGCCCTGGAGATCTTCCACTGGGGCCGCACCCTGTCCGGCTGCGTGTACGGCAACACGGACCCGGCCCGCGACCTGCCCGTCCTCGCCGAACACGTCCGCGCGGGCCGGCTCGACCTCTCCGCCCTCGTCACCGACCGCATCGCCCTGGACGGCATCCCGGCCGCCTTCGACAACATGCTGGCGGGCAAGGGGGGCCGGGCGCTGGTGGTGTTCTGA
- a CDS encoding class F sortase, translated as MAPRRRRRRPWHPRRAYRLARTALLTVVMVVMGVRCEARHRPVAPEAAGGPGTVAAAGVHPGSARSDGRGADHADAAPAPAAPARTAPASSASPVRPMPRSRPVSFRIPSLGIDAPVIGVKLEKDRQLETPPLGKPKLVGWYQGGPTPGESGTAVAVGHRDTMTGPAVFAGLAQVKPGKPIEVRRADGRTAVYTVDRVKVYDKAGFPDKEVYGASKRPELRVLTCGGLYSRRTGYTSNVVVFAHLTATK; from the coding sequence ATGGCGCCGCGTAGGCGCCGACGCAGGCCCTGGCACCCCAGGCGCGCCTACCGCCTCGCCCGGACCGCCCTGCTGACGGTCGTCATGGTCGTCATGGGCGTCCGGTGCGAGGCGCGCCACCGTCCGGTCGCCCCCGAGGCGGCCGGCGGTCCGGGCACGGTGGCGGCGGCCGGCGTCCACCCCGGCTCCGCCCGCTCCGACGGGCGCGGCGCGGACCACGCGGACGCCGCGCCCGCTCCTGCGGCGCCCGCCCGTACGGCGCCTGCCTCCAGCGCGTCCCCGGTCCGCCCGATGCCCCGGTCGCGGCCGGTGTCCTTCCGCATCCCGTCCCTCGGCATCGACGCGCCGGTGATCGGCGTGAAGCTGGAGAAGGACCGGCAATTGGAGACCCCGCCCCTCGGCAAACCCAAGCTGGTCGGCTGGTACCAGGGCGGACCCACCCCGGGCGAGTCCGGCACCGCCGTCGCCGTCGGCCACCGGGACACCATGACCGGGCCCGCGGTCTTCGCCGGCCTCGCCCAGGTCAAACCCGGAAAGCCGATCGAGGTCCGGCGCGCGGACGGCCGTACCGCCGTCTACACCGTCGACCGGGTCAAGGTCTACGACAAGGCCGGCTTCCCCGACAAGGAGGTCTACGGCGCCTCGAAGCGTCCCGAACTCCGCGTCCTCACCTGCGGCGGCCTCTACAGCCGCCGCACCGGCTACACCAGCAACGTCGTGGTCTTCGCCCATCTGACGGCGACGAAGTAG
- a CDS encoding TetR/AcrR family transcriptional regulator, which produces MARPRKPLLSTDRIVETARELVDAEGLAAVSTRRLAAELGVSGPSLYNHFRTKDEILEAVADSVSALVDLSMFEGQRDWRTALHDWAVSYRAALRDHPNIVPVLARGPGRRPAALRLADAVYGAMVRAGWPPAQATSIGALMRYFIMGSALGSFAGGFVDDASAYDPADYPHLGQAHLLAEQQEKIDERAFEAGLAALLEGLAQQYEVDRQSV; this is translated from the coding sequence ATGGCCCGACCGCGCAAGCCCCTTCTCAGCACCGACCGGATCGTCGAGACGGCACGGGAACTGGTGGACGCGGAGGGCCTGGCGGCCGTCTCCACGCGCCGGCTCGCCGCCGAGCTGGGGGTGAGCGGGCCGTCTCTGTACAACCACTTCCGGACCAAGGACGAGATCCTGGAGGCGGTCGCGGACTCGGTGAGCGCGCTGGTCGACCTGTCGATGTTCGAGGGCCAGCGGGACTGGCGGACCGCGCTGCACGACTGGGCGGTGTCCTACCGGGCGGCCCTGCGGGACCATCCGAACATCGTCCCGGTCCTCGCGCGCGGCCCCGGCCGCCGCCCGGCGGCGCTGCGGCTCGCGGACGCGGTGTACGGGGCGATGGTGCGGGCGGGGTGGCCGCCGGCCCAGGCCACGTCCATCGGGGCGCTGATGCGGTACTTCATCATGGGCTCCGCGCTCGGTTCGTTCGCCGGGGGGTTCGTCGACGACGCGAGTGCGTACGATCCGGCCGACTATCCGCACCTCGGGCAGGCGCATCTGCTCGCGGAGCAGCAGGAGAAGATCGACGAGAGGGCCTTCGAGGCGGGGCTGGCGGCGTTGCTGGAGGGGTTGGCGCAGCAGTACGAGGTCGACCGGCAGAGCGTGTGA
- a CDS encoding acyl-CoA dehydrogenase family protein, which yields MNLELSEEQTAVRKLARDFVAREIAPHVLAWDRTEEVDRGIVKKLGAVGFLGLTIDEEYGGSGGDHLAYCLVTEELGRGDSSVRGIVSVSLGLVAKSIAAWGTEEQKRRWLPGLTAGEYVGCFGLTEPGTGSDAGNLTTRAVRDGDEYVLNGTKMFITNGTWADVVLLFARSTDAPGHKGVTAFLVPTDTPGLTRRTVHGKLGLRGQATAELVLEDVRVPASAMLGEEGKGFSVAMSALAKGRMSVAAGCVGIAQAALDAAVRYAGEREQFGKPIARHQLVQELISDIAVDVDAARLLTWRVADLVDRGEPYAVESSKAKLFASEAAVRAANNALQVFGGYGYIDEYPAGKLLRDARVMTLYEGTSQIQKLLIGRALTGVSAF from the coding sequence GTGAACCTGGAGCTGAGCGAGGAGCAGACCGCCGTACGGAAGCTTGCCCGGGACTTCGTGGCACGCGAGATCGCCCCGCACGTGCTCGCCTGGGACCGCACGGAGGAGGTCGACCGCGGCATCGTGAAGAAACTCGGCGCGGTCGGTTTCCTTGGTCTGACCATCGACGAGGAGTATGGTGGCTCCGGCGGCGACCACCTCGCGTACTGCCTGGTCACCGAGGAACTGGGCCGTGGTGACTCCTCGGTCCGCGGAATCGTGTCCGTCTCGCTCGGTCTGGTCGCCAAGTCGATCGCCGCCTGGGGGACCGAGGAGCAGAAGCGGCGGTGGCTGCCCGGCCTGACCGCCGGCGAGTACGTCGGCTGCTTCGGCCTCACCGAGCCCGGCACCGGATCCGACGCCGGCAACCTCACCACCCGGGCCGTACGCGACGGCGACGAGTACGTCCTCAACGGCACCAAGATGTTCATCACGAACGGCACCTGGGCCGACGTCGTCCTGCTCTTCGCCCGCTCCACCGACGCCCCCGGCCACAAGGGCGTCACCGCGTTCCTCGTCCCCACCGACACCCCCGGCCTGACCCGCCGCACCGTCCACGGCAAGCTCGGACTGCGCGGCCAGGCGACCGCCGAACTGGTGCTGGAGGACGTCCGCGTGCCCGCCTCGGCGATGCTGGGGGAGGAGGGCAAGGGCTTCTCCGTCGCCATGTCGGCCCTGGCCAAGGGGCGGATGTCGGTCGCCGCCGGCTGCGTCGGCATAGCCCAGGCCGCCCTGGACGCGGCCGTCCGGTACGCGGGGGAGCGCGAGCAGTTCGGCAAGCCGATCGCCCGGCACCAGCTCGTGCAGGAGCTGATCAGCGACATCGCCGTCGACGTGGACGCCGCCCGGCTGCTCACCTGGCGGGTCGCCGACCTCGTCGACCGCGGCGAGCCCTACGCCGTCGAGTCCTCCAAGGCCAAGCTGTTCGCCTCGGAGGCCGCCGTCCGCGCCGCCAACAACGCCCTTCAGGTGTTCGGCGGCTACGGCTACATCGACGAGTACCCGGCGGGCAAACTCCTGCGCGACGCGCGGGTGATGACCCTCTATGAGGGCACGAGCCAGATCCAGAAGCTGCTCATCGGCCGCGCCCTGACCGGGGTCTCGGCGTTCTGA
- a CDS encoding MaoC family dehydratase, producing the protein MAAPRTFTSPDELKAAVGEQLGHTDWVEIDQKRIDLFAEATGDHQWIHVDPEKAAQGPFGTTIAHGYLTLSLLPLFAPQLITVEGVRMGVNYGTNKVRFPAPVPVGSRLRATAVITGVEDVPGGVQVSVAFTVEREGGDKPVCVAESVSRYYI; encoded by the coding sequence ATGGCAGCACCGAGGACCTTCACCTCCCCCGACGAGCTGAAGGCAGCCGTGGGCGAGCAGCTGGGCCACACCGACTGGGTGGAGATCGACCAGAAGCGGATCGACCTGTTCGCCGAGGCCACCGGCGACCACCAGTGGATCCACGTCGACCCGGAGAAGGCCGCACAGGGCCCCTTCGGGACGACCATCGCGCACGGCTACCTCACCCTCTCCCTGCTCCCCCTCTTCGCCCCCCAGCTGATCACCGTCGAGGGCGTGCGGATGGGCGTCAACTACGGCACGAACAAGGTCCGTTTCCCCGCCCCCGTCCCGGTCGGCTCCCGCCTCCGCGCCACCGCGGTCATCACCGGCGTGGAGGACGTCCCCGGCGGCGTCCAGGTGAGCGTGGCCTTCACCGTGGAGCGCGAGGGCGGCGACAAGCCGGTCTGCGTCGCGGAGTCGGTGTCCCGCTACTACATCTGA